The Wolbachia endosymbiont of Spodoptera picta genome segment CATAGAAACTATATACTTACTATTTCGATAAACCTCAATCTTTCTAAGTTATTCTTGTTGCATGGTAAAAAATAAACTAAAAATGAGCAAAGTGTTTTACAAAATGATATTGCGTAATTTACTATTTTTGCTACCACCTGAAATTGCTCACTTCTTGTTAATAATGGCGTTAAAAAAAATGCCCTTTAAGAAACCTATAGAGCTACCAGAGTCTTTAAATGTAAACTTTTTTGGTAATAAACTTAGAAGTCCTGTGGGTCTTGCCGCAGGCTTTGATAAGAATGCGGAAGTTCTAAGGCCCATGCTCTCATTTGGTTTTGGATTTATTGAGGCTGGTACTGTAACTAAATATCCCCAATATGGAAACAAAAAACCGAGAATTTTTCGGTTAATTAAAGATGAAGGAATAATTAATAGATTGGGATTCAATAATAAAGGGGTGGACTATTTTCTTAAGCAGATAAGTGAAACTAAGCTTGATAATTGCATTTTTGGCATCAATATAGGAAAAAACAGTACATCAAAGGACCAAATCAGCGATTATGTTGACTTAATAAAGATAGTATATGGAAAGAGCAATTATATAGTACTGAACATCTCATCCCCAAATACACCTAACTTGCGTGATTTACACAACAAACAAGAATTATCCAAGTTGTTGAAGTCTATTACTCTAACCAAAAAATCAATTGATAGCTCTGAATCAATACCGATAATATTAAAAATTTCTCCAGATATAGATCAGCAAACGAAAGAAAATATCGCTGAGCTTGTGTTGGAATATAAGATTGACGGATTAACAGTAAGCAACACTACGGTAAGTAGAGATAATCTGCATTTCCACCACAACGAAAGTGGCGGATTGAGTGGTAAACCACTGTTCAAACTTTCAACTGAGTTATTGAGCGATATGTACAAACTTACTAAGGGCAAAATATTGTTGATAGGATGCGGAGGAATCTCAAGTGGTGCTGATGCATATAAAAAAATAAAGGCAGGAGCCTCTTTGGTACAGTTGTACACTGCTCTCATATACCACGGACCTCAAGTTGTAAACAAAATTAATCTAGAACTTGCAGAACTAATAAGGAGAGATGGATTTAGTAACATTAGTGAGGTGGTGGGTTGTATACATTAATTTTGGAAGTTGGTGGTATTATTTTAGTAAAATAATACTAATTTTTTAGTATAAAGGTGTGGTAGGAAGTGCTTTTCTTTTAAATAATGGGTATGAAGAGTTTGAATGATGCAATATCTAAGATCATTGATTATAAATTTACAAATTATGCAATATTAGAAGAGGCACTAACTCACCCAAGCGTAAATAAAAGGAATAGCAAAAACCAGATTGTAAGCTACGAAAGACTAGAGTTTTTGGGCGATAGTGTTTTGAATATGGTCGTATCTGCCATACTGTTTAAACTATTTCCTGAAGAAAAAGAAGGAGCATTGGCAAAAAGAAAAACGGATTTAGTTTGTGGCAGTACCATTGCTAATGTTGCTAAAGAAATAGAGTTAGGTAACTTTATTATCATGAATAATAGTGAACGTTGTAACGGAGGAAAATGTAACTTAAAAAATTTAGAAAATTCGCTTGAAGCACTAATAGGTGCAATTTATATTGACGGCGGACTTGAGAGTGTTGAGAAATTTATTATCCGACATTGGGAAAAGCTAGCTAAGGACATCCTCGATCCTCCTCAAGATCCTAAAACTTCACTGCAAGAATGGACTCAGAGAAATAAATTACCTTTACCAAAGTATGAGCTTGTAAAACAAACTGGACCAGCACACAATCCTGAATTTACTATATCAGTTTGCATAGAGAGTTATGACAAAGTTTCTGCATGTGCTCCTAGTAAGAAAATTGCTGAACAAAAAGCTGCTGAGCTGATCCTAGAAAAAATTGAAAAAACGACTTAGTTTAATCAAAATAGCCGTTAGCATAAATTTAAAGTAAGCTAAGCTCTTTAGTTCAGCTTACATATTTTTTTATCTCAGCCAGAATCTTATCAGATTGACTTTCATCTGAATTTAAATCAGCTACAAAGTGTGTGACATATTTTCCTTCAGGGCCAATAAGGTATATTATTGAAGAATGGTTAATTTCCTCTTCTCCACCTACTTTGCTTGCATATACTTTATACTTTGCAACTACTTCATCTATTTTTTGTCTTTCACCAGTTAGCATTTGTATTCTATGGTCAAATTGCTGCTGAAATTCTTTAAGACTTTCTGTGTCATCACGCTCGGGATCAACTGTAATAAAAAATGTTTGTAGTTTGTTGTTAGTTTTTTCATCTAACTTTGCAAGTGTTTCTGAAATTATTCCGAGGTTCATAGGGCAAATTCTTTTACATGAGGAAAATCCGAAAAAAATCATCATATACTTATCTTTAAAATCACTACTGCGTACTATTTGTCCATCTTGGTTAATTAAAGAAAAATCCCCACCTATTTTAATTTCTGTATTGTATGGGACAAAGATGCCTTTCTTAGTAAAATAACAATAACCTAAGAAGACAGCTGCTAATGCTATTAGTAGACTAGACAATAACCTTATAGACTTTACCATTAAAGCGTTCCTAATAAAATTAAATCATATATTAACTAGTTGACTGATTCAACATATTCCTTCCAAAGTGGATTGTTAATTTTGTCTAACAGTTTCTTATGCTCATCAAATTCTTCACTACTTGGTGAGTGTTCTCTGCGAGCTAAATTACGCACTTTATGCTGAATAAACGTAGAGTTATTGTCCTGAGCACATTCATTATTAAATAAAAAGGTTTGCAATCCTCCTGTAAGCTCAACATAGACCTTTGCAAGCAATTGAGCATCAACTAATGCTCCATGCAATTCTCTACCTTCCAACGATATATCAAAACGTTTACATAATGCATTTAAAGAAGCAGGTGATCCTACAAACTTTTTTCTTGCAAGTGGTAATGTATCTAGCACTCTATCTGAGGAAATTAACCCAGCATTTAACTTGCCTAACTCCATATTAAGGAACTTAACATCGAATTCAGCATTATGAATCACCAAAATGTCATTGGATATGAAGTCAAAAAATTCAAGTGCAACATCTGAGAATAGTGGTTTATCTTCCAAAAACTCCTCACTAATACCATGAATCTTAAATGAGTGGTAAGGTATATCTCTCTCTGGATTAAGATATCGATGAAATGTTTTACCTGTTGGAATACGGTTAATTAGTTCTACACATCCTATCTCAATAATTCGATGGCCAGACTCAGTGTCAAGACCTGTAGTTTCAGTATCAAGTACTATTTCTCGTAGCTTGCTTTCCATCAGTTGTCATTTGTTGTTGAATTTTTATCAGTACTTGCCTTCTTATAGTTAATAGAAACAAGCAACCAGGTTGGGTCTGATGAATTAATATTTTTTTTGAATTGCCATACATCCTCGACTTTGTTAATAGTAGACATACTACCTGATATGATGTCTCCTTCACCATTCTTAACGAAGTTAATTTGCTCTGAAAGGAAGTATACTGCAATAAATACTACGTTTTTTACTAGTTTTATTTCTAAGATTTTTTGTGAAACAATAGAAACAATTATAGACTCGTGTATCTCTTTACGATGTTTAATCTTATCCACAAAGCTGTTATACAAATCTTTGTCCAGAAGAGATTTTAATTGAGGTAAATTTCCTTGGTTGAAATATTTAATTATTAATTCAAAAGCTATGCTTGAACCTTCTATAAAATTGGAAATAGAGAACTCTCTGTTTTTTTGTAATATTTGTTCATAAGTAGTTTCTATTGAACTTTTGTTATTGCTATAAGTATAATCTTCGATATTTTCTACCACATCCTCTTTACTTTGACTTACATCTAATACACCTGTTAGCTTTTTTAGATTGAGACTGGATGATCTTCCTAAAGAATTATATAAGCGTGAAAAAATAAACGCCGCTAGTAAAGCATATATTACAAGCTCTATCATGGTAACTTACTCCTTGATATATAAAGTATCTAAATATTATTAATTATTGATAAAAATATGTTTTTCATATTAACCTATAGTTAGGTTTACTATTCATTTGTAAATGGATATATTATATAAGAAAGTATTAAACATCTCAACTTAATTAAAGGAGACGTAAGAAATGTCACAACACAAAATGAAAATTCATGGTCAGTATGTCAAAGATTTTTCGTTTGAGAATCCAAATTCGCCATTCCTTCCTTCTAGTAAAGCTCCTGATATTAATGTAATGGTTAATATTAATTCAGCAAAATTAGAAGGAACAGAAAATAAAAAAGGAATAAGTGAAGAAAAGCCTTTTCATGAAATTACTTTGCATATAGAAGCCAAAGCAACGGTAAAAGATGAAGATGTAAAAGATGATATAGCTTTCATTTGCGAGGTAAAGTATTGCGGTATTTTTTCAATAGAAAACTTTACAGAGCTAAGTGAAGAAGAGGTGAGACAAGCTTTATTTATTGGTGGACCTACTTTTCTTTTCCCTTTTGCAAGAGAAATAATTGCAAGAACTACAAGTAGTGGCGGGTTTCCTCCACTTATGCTAGATCCTATAGATTTTGAAACTATGTATCAGCAGCAAAGTCAACAACAAAAAAGTAGCGCTAGTAATTCCAATTTTAACTAATACAGGATGAACAATTCTTTAAATGCAAAGACGACTTTAAATATTGATGGAAGGTTATATAACTACTTTAACCTAAGTAACGCTGGTAAATTCTTAGGAGTAGATTTAACAAAATTGCCTTGCTCACTCAAGGTATTGCTTGAAAATTTATTGCGTAACGAAGATGGAGTGAGCGTAAAATTGGGTGACATAAAAACACTAGCAAGTTGTGTCAATAAACATGTCAATCACGAAATTAGCTATAAACCAGCAAGGGTATTGATGCAAGATTTTACGGGAGTTCCTGCTATTGTTGACTTAGCTTCGATGCGTAATTATGTGAAGAAAAACGGGGGCAACCCAAGCAAAATAAATCCATCTGTACTTGTTGATCTTGTGATCGACCACTCTGTTCAAGTGGACAGTTACGGAAGCACTTCCGCATTTTGTAAAAACGTTGAATTGGAAGTGAAAAGAAATTTAGAGAGATATCAATTCTTAAAATGGGGAGAATCATCCTTCACAAATTTTAGAGTAGTGCCACCAGGTACTGGAATTTGCCACCAAGTGAATCTTGAATATTTAGCGCAAGTTGTATGTAACGATAGCGGAGTTCTATATCCAGATACCTTAGTTGGTACGGACAGCCACACTACTATGGTGAATGGTTTATCGGTTCTTGGTTGGGGTGTTGGTGGAATAGAAGCTGAATCTGTGATGCTTGGTCAGCCAATTAGTATGGTGATTCCAGAAGTAGTAGGATTTAAATTAATTGGAAAACTTTCAGAAGGAGTAACTGCAACCGATCTAGTGCTGACGATTACCAATGTTTTAAGAATAAAAGGCGTTGTTGGCAAATTTGTGGAATTCTATGGTGATGGATTAGATTATTTATCTTTGGCAGATAGAGCAACCATAGCTAATATGGCTCCAGAATATGGTGCAACTTGTGGATTCTTTCCAATTGATCAGAAGACACTAGATTATTTAAACTTAACCGGAAGGCCAAAAGAGTTGGTTAAATTGGTTGAAGTCTATGCAAAAGAACAAGGGCTGTGGCGTAGTAATGACGAATTGGCGTTCTTTGACACACTGGAGCTTGATTTATCGAGCGTAGAGCCAGTAATGGCCGGTCCAAAAAGACCGCAAGATAAGGTTTTTCTTTCGCAAGTGGCAGAATCTTTTTCTAAATCATTTCCAGTTAATGAGTCAGAGGAAAGCGATAAACTCCAAGATGGAAGTGTAGTTATTGCAGCAATAACAAGCTGCACTAATACTTCAAACCCAAGCGTAATGATTGCTGCTGGACTTGTAGCGCGTAATGCAGTCAACCTTGGATTAAAATCAAAGCCTTGGGTTAAAACTTCTCTTGCTCCAGGGTCACAAGTTGTAACAGAATATTTAGAAAAGTCAGGGTTACAGGAAGATCTAAATGCTTTGGGTTTTAATTTGGTTGGGTATGGCTGTACAACTTGTATTGGAAACTCCGGTCCGCTTAATGAAGATATAGAAAGTGATATTAAGGATAAAAACTTGACTGTTGCAGCAGTTTTATCCGGTAATCGTAACTTTGAAGGAAGAATCCATCCTTCAGTCAAAGCTAATTACTTGGCCTCTCCGCCACTTGTTGTTGTTTATGCACTTGCAGGCACTGTACAAATTGACCTGACAAAAGATCCTATATGCAGAGATAAGAATGGAAATGATGTTTATCTCAAAGATATATGGCCAAAAAATGATGAAGTTGAGAACTGTGTTAAAAGTGTTGTAACACGTGAAATGTTCATACAAAAGTATAAGGATGTTTTCTCTGGTGATGAGCATTGGCAAAAGATAAAGTGTGAGAAAAGTGAAATCTACAACTGGAATGAGAAAAGTACTTATATACAAAACCCTCCTTATTTTGATAATTTATTGACTGACAATGATAAAAGCAACATTTTTGATATAAAGGATGCACGAATACTCGCGATATTTGGCGATAGCGTGACTACCGACCACATTTCTCCCGCTGGAAATATTGCCTCAAATAGTCCTGCAGGCATATATTTAAAAGGTCTTGGAGTTGAACCGCAAGATTTCAATTCATATGGATCTCGCCGCGGTAACCACAACGTAATGATGCGTGGAACCTTTGCTAATATCAGAATAAGAAATAAAATGGTGAGTGCTGAGGGTGGCTATACAAAACATATTCCTTCTCAAGAAACTATGTCAATTTTTGATGCAGCAATGCAATATAAAAGAGAAGCTGTTCCATTAGTTGTCATTGCAGGAAAAGAATATGGTACGGGTTCAAGTAGGGATTGGGCAGCAAAGGGTACTGCATTGCTGGGAATTAAAGCTCTGATTGCAGAAAGTTTTGAACGCATACATAGGTCCAATTTGGTCGGTATGGGTGTTCTTCCACTTGCATTTCAGGATGGAGTAACGAGAAAGATATTTGATGGTAGTGAGATAGTGAGCATAAAAGGTGAAGTAGTACCAAATGGAAATCTAGAATGTATCATTAAAAGAAAGGATGATTCAGAGCAATCCATTCAACTCAAGTGCTGTGTACAAACTGCAACTGAGGTTAAGTACTTGATGAGTGGTGGGGTGTTGAGCTATATACTTGCGCAGTCCTTTTGAGCTATCACATTCATCAACTAGGTTTTTTGAATCGATTCTGGCTCTTTATTTAAATAATAATTTATTCGATGTAAAGTTATGATATAATCTTATCTTATATATGGTAAAGGGTGTTTTGTAGATAATTATGATCAGTTCTATACAAGAACCTAACGCATTACGAAAACGATTGCAGGCATTTTATCGTGCTGATGAAAAAAGTCACGTACGCTATCTTGTAGAAAAATCAGAACTTTCGGCTGATTCAAAAAACATAATTTACAATATTGCAAAACAAATTGTCGAAAAGATTAGAGGTAGTAAATTAGGCATTATAGATTCTTTTATACAACAGTACTCACTTTCTAACGACGAAGGAGTAGCGCTAATGTGTCTTGCTGAATCATTACTTAGAATACCAGACGATTACACAATAGATGAATTGATCAAAGATAAAATTGCCAACCAAGAATGGAATAAACACCTGGGGCGTTCCTCTTCATTGTTTGTTAATGCTTCTACATGGAGTTTAATTATAGGAAGCAGTATATTGAGAAATAATGAAGAGGATTCAAAATTCTATCACATAATTTCCAGGTTATTGAAAAATTTAGGAGAGCCAATAATCCGCAAAGCGGTGAAACAAGCAATATCCATTCTTGGCAAGCATTTTATTGTTGGAGAAACTATAGAAAAAGCATTGGAAAGTGTGAAGTCAGATGACTACAGTAAGTATTTATGCTCTTTTGATATGCTTGGTGGATCTGCTTGCACAGTTGAGGATGCGGAAGAGTATTTTAATTTATATATGCATGCAATAAAAGCCATAGGTGAATCTGCTGACATAAATGATTGCTTTAAATCTCAAGGGGTTTCAATCAAATTGTCTTCACTGCACTCACGTTATGAATTTAGCCAATTTGGTAATATAGCTGAAGAGCTGAGAGCTAAGTTGCTGGAACTGTGTCATGAAGCGAAGAAATATAACATTTCACTTTGTATAGATGCAGAAGAATCAGAAAGACTTGAGATGTCATTAGTTTTATTTGAGCAATTGCGTCTTGATGATTCACTTTCTAAGTGGGAGGGGCTTGGCTTGGCTGTGCAAGCGTATCAAAAACGTGCTTTATCTGTTCTTGATTTTGTTGAAGATGTTGCCATTCGATCAAAGCATAAAATTATGGTGAGGCTTGTAAAAGGAGCATATTGGGACTCAGAAATCAAGCGCACACAAGAATTAGGGTTAATTGGTTATCCGGTGTTTACTAGAAAAAGCTACACAGATGTATGCTATCTTGCCTGTGCGCAGAAACTTTTAAGCAAAGAGAATCACTTTTATCCATGTTTTGGAACTCATAATGCTTATACTTTTGCTACTATAATAGAGCTTGCCGATAAAAATCATCCTGGTTTTGAGTTTCAGCGCTTACATGGAATGGGTAAAAGTTTGTATGATTATGCAATTTCAGAACTTGCAACAAGCATCAATTGTCGTATATATGCACCAGTTGGTAAACATAGTGATTTATTGCCATACCTTATTAGGCGCCTTCTTGAAAATGGAGCTAATAGCTCGTTTGTCAATCAAGTAAATGATTCTGACGTTAAAATTGAAGAATTAGTCTCAGATCCATTAGAAAAAGTAAAAATCTTAGAGTATGAGCCTCATCCAAGCATTCCGTTGCCACGAGATATTTTTGGAGAGGAAAGAAAAAACTCCTTGGGAATGGATATTAGCGATTCAATTGCAGTTTCACAATTTGCAAATGATGTAAGGGAATTTAGTGAAAAGAAATGGCAAGTTGGCCCAATAATTGATGGAGAGTCGTTTCTTGACAGTGCGAAATTTACCGAAGTAGTGAATCCTGCACATTTGGAAAATGTAATTGGAGAAGTGTCAAGTGCAACAAGTGCTCAGGCTTTAAATGCTCTTGAAATAGCACATAGTGCTTTTACTAAGTGGCAGAATGTTTCAGCAGAAGAGCGCGCTAAATGCCTTGAAAAAGCTGCAGATTTGCTTGAGGAAAGGATGAAAGAGTTAATTTATATTCTGATTGTAGAAGCAGGAAAAATTTTATCCGATGCAATAGCAGAAGTAAGAGAGGCAATCGACTTTTTGCGCTATTATGCAATGATAGCAAAAAATGAACTGAATGACTGGAAAAAATTGCCAGGTCCAACAGGTGAAGATAACTTCATCTTTTTTGAAGGCAGAGGAGTTTTCTTATGCATATCACCGTGGAATTTTCCACTCGCTATCTTCATTGGACAGGTTTCAGCTGCACTTGCAGCAGGTAATGCAGTGCTGGCAAAACCGGCAGAGCAAACGCCGATTATTGCCTATGAAGCCGTTAAGATACTACACGAAGCTGGAATACCAAAAAATGTGCTACACCTTATTCCAGGGGATGGTTGGTATTTAGGTAAAACATTAGTACCAGATAATAGAATTTCCGGTGTAGCTTTTACTGGTTCAACACAAACTGCTCAAATAATTAATCGAATGCTTGCTAGTAGAGATGGTCCTATTGTGCCACTTATCGCTGAGACTGGTGGATTAAATGCTATGATTGTTGATAGTTCTGCTCTTTTAGAGCAGGTAACTAAGGATGTTTTAATTTCTGCATTTCGCAGTGGCGGTCAACGTTGTTCTGCTCTCAGAGTGCTATTTATTCAAGAAGATATAGCAGAAAAACAGATAAAAATGATATGCAATGCAGCTCAAGAACTAAAGATAGGTGACCCAATACAACTGAGCACAGATATTGGTCCAATAATTGACAAAGCATCTATTGATGTGCTCACTAAACATACGGAAAAAATATCAAGGGATGAAGATTCAAACCTTTTGTCCAAGGTACCCATGGATACAAATTCTTATAATGGTTATTTTTTTCCTCCGTATATTTATGAGATACAAAAAATTTCGCAATTAAAGCAAGAAGTGTTTGGGCCTATTTTACATATCATACGTTTTAATAAGTTGCAGTTAAATGAAGTTATAAGTGATATAAACAATACAGGATATGGACTTACGTTTTCTTTGCAAAGCCGTGTACAAAGTCAGATCGATTTAATAAGCAAGAAAATATCAGTTGGAAATGTATACATCAATCGCAATCAAATAGGTGCAGCAGTTGGAACACAACCATTTGGCGGTAGAGGACTGTCAGGTACCGGACCAAAAGCTGGTGGTCCTAATTATCTGCAACGTTTTTCTATAGAAAAGGTTGTAAGTGTCAACACTACAGCATGTGGAGGTAACATTACACTTGCGTGTTTGGATTGATTTGCAATTTCTAAATTGGAAGTCCGTGCAGTTGTGTATGCAGTACTAAAACCTAAAACTCATACACTGAAAGGATAGTTGTGATTCTAAGGAGGCTTCAAAGGAAGTCTTGTCTTTAATAAAAGAAAAAGGTTGCTATAATTCTGATAAAAGCACTATAAACAAAATGAATTTAAAAAATATCTTATTAGCGTTTTTAGTACAATTTATATTCGATTTGTCATTATTTGCAGCTGATCCTATTTTGCTTAATTGTATTGAAACTCCAGGGATTTATGATCTTGAAACAAGGCCAAAAAGCTTTAACTCTTCAAATAATTTAAGAAGAAAACCTGGCTCTCCAAATAATGCAGCAGGAGAATTAATAAATGTAGTGGGTAGAGTTATTGATGTAAATTGCTTACCGATACAAAATGCTGTGGTTTCTATATGGCACGCAAACTCACTTGGTATGAGCTATTATGATGAAAATGTGGAGCTTGATCCAAATTTTGCTGGATCAGGAAGATTTGTAGTAAATAACCTTGGCTATTATAATTTTATTACAATAGTACCAGGTAAAATTGGTGATAGGGCTCCACACATCAACTTTTTGGTCCAACATCCAGATTTTCCAGAATTCACAACACAAATGTTTTTTGCTGATCATAATTGCGATAACTGTGATGATCTTCTTTTTGGTAATCTTATTGAGAGTGGACTTGCAAGCCTTCTGATAGCACCATTTACTTATAACAATCAGGCCATGAAGACCTACACATTTAATATAACCCTAGGTGGGCATAACAAATTTTCTGATAAAAGATAAAGCCCTTGCATATCAGGGGAGTTCATAGTAGTCTTAAGCGCTATTGTACTTAAAATGTATATGAAAAATATCTTACTAATGTTTTTACTATGTTTTATGTGCAGCTTACAATTATTTGCAACGGAGATGTCAACGATGAAGATAACAATTTCTAAAGCTTTACCCGATTTTGAGACGCTAGTGGTAGGTTTGTTTGAGGGTGATAAGCTCATAACTAATGTTCTACAAGATAAGCAAGCTATAGATAACATCAAGAAATTTAGTGGTTTTAATGGAGGTTTTGGTGAATTTTTCTCCGTTACTTCATCAGAGGGAAAAAATATTATAGTTGCTGGTCTTGGAATGAGAGATGAATGGGATGAAAGCAAAGGATTAAATATTGGTGGTAAAATATATTGTGAGCTAAGCAGATTAAGAATCAAGCGAGCAGCTATTTCAATCGAGGGCAGTACAGCAAATGTTGCATATGGAGCATTTCTGCGCAGTTTCAAGTTTAATAAGTATAAAACTAAAAAGGATGAAAAAATTACAGAAGTAGAGGAAATTACATTATTAGTAAAAGATGAACAGTTAAGTAGCATTGAAAAATCATTTGAGCGTTTAAAACACGAAGGTGAAGGCATCTTTCTTGCACGTGCTTTTACTACTGAGCCACCTAATATTTTATATCCAGAGTCTTACGCTAATCGTATAAAAGCTGAACTTACTAAACTTGGTCTTGA includes the following:
- a CDS encoding protocatechuate 3,4-dioxygenase, which translates into the protein MNLKNILLAFLVQFIFDLSLFAADPILLNCIETPGIYDLETRPKSFNSSNNLRRKPGSPNNAAGELINVVGRVIDVNCLPIQNAVVSIWHANSLGMSYYDENVELDPNFAGSGRFVVNNLGYYNFITIVPGKIGDRAPHINFLVQHPDFPEFTTQMFFADHNCDNCDDLLFGNLIESGLASLLIAPFTYNNQAMKTYTFNITLGGHNKFSDKR